Genomic segment of Paenibacillus macerans:
CTGCGGATATCGATAAATCCGAGGGTTCTTTTATTTGGGACGCTGAAGCCCCGGCAGCATTTATGCTGGCGGAGGCGGCGGTGTGGGCACGGCAGGTGCTGGAGCGCGGGTTTGCAAGTACGACGTACGGAGAGTACCTCGATTTGCGGGCCGCGGAGCATGGGGTGACCCGGCGGCCGGCCGTGGCGGCGACGGGCACGGTCAGGTTTACCGGGACGCCCGGGAGGACGGTTCCGGCGGGAACGGTCGTGGCGACGCCGGCCGACGAGGTTACGGCGGAGGCGTCGATCGAATACGAGACGACGGCGTCGGTAACGCTGGATGAAAACGGCGAGGGAAGCGCTCCGATTCGGGCTGTTGTGGCAGGGCAAGCGGGCAACGTACCGGCGGGCGTGATCGAGATTATCGCGACACCGGTGAGCGGCGTCACGGCGGTGACAAACCCGGAAGAGACCCGGGGCGGCGCCGATACCGAGTCGGATGAGCTGCTATTGGAGCGTTTTTATTCCCAGGTGCGAAACCAGGGGACGAGCGGCAACAAAGCGCAGTATATGAAATGGGCCGGGGAGGTGCCCGGTGTCGGCGGGGTGCAGGTAAAGCCGTTGTGGAAGGGGCCCGGAACGGTGGGAATTTATTTGCTGGACACGGAAAAGCGGGCGGCCAACGAGGAAATTGTGGCGGCAGCGCAGGCCTACATCGATCCGACCCAGGACGGGCAGGGAGAAGGCATGGCGCCGGCAGGCCCGATCGTCACGGTGATGGCGGCCGATGAGGTTCCGATCGACATCCGCGTCAAGCTTACGTTAGCGAGCGGGGTGACGCTGGCCGAGGTGCGGAAGCGGATCGAAGACGGCGTGCGTGCGTATTTGAAGCAGCTG
This window contains:
- a CDS encoding baseplate J/gp47 family protein; this translates as MAELPLYLQDQTEEQIMQRMLDRVPADIDKSEGSFIWDAEAPAAFMLAEAAVWARQVLERGFASTTYGEYLDLRAAEHGVTRRPAVAATGTVRFTGTPGRTVPAGTVVATPADEVTAEASIEYETTASVTLDENGEGSAPIRAVVAGQAGNVPAGVIEIIATPVSGVTAVTNPEETRGGADTESDELLLERFYSQVRNQGTSGNKAQYMKWAGEVPGVGGVQVKPLWKGPGTVGIYLLDTEKRAANEEIVAAAQAYIDPTQDGQGEGMAPAGPIVTVMAADEVPIDIRVKLTLASGVTLAEVRKRIEDGVRAYLKQLAFADPLVRFTRIAAILLDIPPIIDYAELTVNGNADTNLEIYPGQVAVLGTVEVYE